ATGAAGAAGAAAGTTAAAGTGATTGTTGGCATGGGGACATGGCAAGAAGCAGCTCTAGTTGCTGACCTTGGAAACAAAGCTCAAATTccaattatttcattttcttctccttcaATAGTCCCTCCTTTAATGCAACATCGTTGGCCTTTTTTGATTCAAATGGCTAAAGATCAGGCTGCACACATGAACTGCATAGCAGATATTATCCACGCGTACAACTGGCAGAAGGTTATAGCTATATATGAAGACAACCCTTATAGTGGTGATTCTGGATTGTTAAGCCTCTTTTCCGAGGCTCTCCAAAAGGGTAACGCGCAGATTGAGAACCGATTGGTTCTTCCACATTTCACTTCTTTATCTGATCCAAAAGGGGTTGTTCTTGATGAATTGTTTAAGCTGTTGCCACTAAAATCTCGTGTTTTTGTTGTACTTCAAGCATCATTCCCTATGGTAACTCACTTGTTCAGAGAAGCCAAGAAGATTGGATTCTTGGGGAAAGATTCGGCTTGGATAATCAACGAGGGGATCACAAGTATGTTGGACTTTGCAAATAAATCTGTTTTATCCTCTATGGAAGGTACTTTAGGAATCAAAACCTACTATTCTACAAATTCTACTGCTTATACTCATTTgcaggaaaatttccaatctgAGCATGCTGAAACAGCAGGCACTAAACCAGGATCAGATGCATTACGAGCTTATGATAGTGTTATAATCATTACAGAGGCCTTAGAGAAAATGAATAGAAAATCTAGTAACTCAAAGCcaagggtgttcttggagaaaatTTTGTCTAGCAATTTTAATGGTTTAAGTGGTAATATAAGATTCCAAGGAAATCATCTATCCAACACTGCAGTATTGAGAGTCATCAATGTGGTTAATAGGGACTACAAGGAATTGGacttttggaccccaaaattCAAGTTTGCTGGATCTCTTGGGGGTGATTATGCTACAAATAACTTAGCCGGCCCAGTGGTTTGGCCAGGAGGCCTAATTTCTGCTGATCCTATTGGATGGAAAATGCCTACGGATACAGAACCTTTAAAAGTGGCAATTCCCACAAACCCtgcttttgttaattttttgaagGAAGACTCCCAAAAGCAATATAGTGGTTTCTGTATTGATCTTTTCCACGAGGCACGGAAAATTCTGAGTGACAAGTATTCTGGGATGCCTTATGTGTTTCACCCCTTTAATGAATCCTATGATAAACTTCTACTGAATGTCATAAACAAGGTAAAATCTTTACCTTCTGAACGCATTAAGTTCTAGTATGCTTGAGTTTGCTATTTTCGTCTCATCTTCAATATATGCGTTGCACACCACAACATAACATTACCACATAGACCAAACATCATATGCATATCAAAACTAAAGCAAATTGTTTCTTAATTTACTGCCTTAGTTGACCTTTGTATTTGAACAATCCAAAACTTGTATTCTCATTCTGCACCAAATTGGCACAAACAACATCATTTGTCAAGGAAAATATATTCACCCCGAAgcatttttattgtttgaatGTCTCAACCCAAAATGCTTTCTGGTATACTTTTTAAACTATATCCTCTTATTAGAAATTTTtagtatttcaatttttttctaaaacagaaagggaaaagaaaactaATGCTTCTGTTTTGGACAAAAATCAATTGCAGTCCCATGATGTTATTGTAGGAGATGTAACAATACTTGCTGAACGATCAAAGGATGTGTGGTTCACTCAGCCATACACTGAGTCAGGCTTATCACTTATTCTTCCAATAGAGACTGAAGGGTCAGCATGGTTGTTTATGAAACCTTTTAGCTGGGAAATGTGGATCGCAACTATTGGAATCCTCATCTACACAATGTTTATCATATGGTTCCTGGAGCATCACTTGAATCCAGATTTTGGTGGACCATTGAAAAATCAGTTCAGCACCACGCTGTGGTTTgctttttcttctctattttttgCTCACAGTAAgtataaatatacaaataacgaaaattcataaagtttcctttttgttatgttatattCAAAGCCAAAATCGATTGGTAATTTAGTGTATAGACCATTGTAGTTTGTGCTATTTGAGTCAAGTTGCCATTTCAGACAAATCTTATACAAAGTGACCTGAAATGTATGgataaaac
The nucleotide sequence above comes from Glycine soja cultivar W05 chromosome 11, ASM419377v2, whole genome shotgun sequence. Encoded proteins:
- the LOC114373835 gene encoding glutamate receptor 2.7-like isoform X1, whose product is MRANMNFHAQTSKALSNLLLWPSLTTLLLLIIGAQVAYSFQNISVGVVIDVNSVAGKQQRRAMQIASQSFNNYSKNHNINLFFSNSGGIPLQAASAAEELIMKKKVKVIVGMGTWQEAALVADLGNKAQIPIISFSSPSIVPPLMQHRWPFLIQMAKDQAAHMNCIADIIHAYNWQKVIAIYEDNPYSGDSGLLSLFSEALQKGNAQIENRLVLPHFTSLSDPKGVVLDELFKLLPLKSRVFVVLQASFPMVTHLFREAKKIGFLGKDSAWIINEGITSMLDFANKSVLSSMEGTLGIKTYYSTNSTAYTHLQENFQSEHAETAGTKPGSDALRAYDSVIIITEALEKMNRKSSNSKPRVFLEKILSSNFNGLSGNIRFQGNHLSNTAVLRVINVVNRDYKELDFWTPKFKFAGSLGGDYATNNLAGPVVWPGGLISADPIGWKMPTDTEPLKVAIPTNPAFVNFLKEDSQKQYSGFCIDLFHEARKILSDKYSGMPYVFHPFNESYDKLLLNVINKSHDVIVGDVTILAERSKDVWFTQPYTESGLSLILPIETEGSAWLFMKPFSWEMWIATIGILIYTMFIIWFLEHHLNPDFGGPLKNQFSTTLWFAFSSLFFAHKEKINSNSARVVVGVWLFLVFVLTSSYTANLSSMLTVKRLNSGRDIDWLKQNNLSVGCDISSFVKNYIINVYDFHPQQIIEVNGEDDILNKFKSKNISALFLESPYEKVFMNKYCKDYTAVTAANKFGGLGFVFQKGSPMARDFSGAILTLAEMGKLKTLEEIWLTPPNECSNGSTSPETESLTLHNFWGLYIISAAISTICFVRALLTKWLHDDHNHYHHEEKAQLQGNITANDDNSVWKKAIIISTGFYNTMNNKTLGRAATFSGTHRQNSSRWESISTSDDVANLQRSMSAVKDML
- the LOC114373835 gene encoding glutamate receptor 2.7-like isoform X2; amino-acid sequence: MQIASQSFNNYSKNHNINLFFSNSGGIPLQAASAAEELIMKKKVKVIVGMGTWQEAALVADLGNKAQIPIISFSSPSIVPPLMQHRWPFLIQMAKDQAAHMNCIADIIHAYNWQKVIAIYEDNPYSGDSGLLSLFSEALQKGNAQIENRLVLPHFTSLSDPKGVVLDELFKLLPLKSRVFVVLQASFPMVTHLFREAKKIGFLGKDSAWIINEGITSMLDFANKSVLSSMEGTLGIKTYYSTNSTAYTHLQENFQSEHAETAGTKPGSDALRAYDSVIIITEALEKMNRKSSNSKPRVFLEKILSSNFNGLSGNIRFQGNHLSNTAVLRVINVVNRDYKELDFWTPKFKFAGSLGGDYATNNLAGPVVWPGGLISADPIGWKMPTDTEPLKVAIPTNPAFVNFLKEDSQKQYSGFCIDLFHEARKILSDKYSGMPYVFHPFNESYDKLLLNVINKSHDVIVGDVTILAERSKDVWFTQPYTESGLSLILPIETEGSAWLFMKPFSWEMWIATIGILIYTMFIIWFLEHHLNPDFGGPLKNQFSTTLWFAFSSLFFAHKEKINSNSARVVVGVWLFLVFVLTSSYTANLSSMLTVKRLNSGRDIDWLKQNNLSVGCDISSFVKNYIINVYDFHPQQIIEVNGEDDILNKFKSKNISALFLESPYEKVFMNKYCKDYTAVTAANKFGGLGFVFQKGSPMARDFSGAILTLAEMGKLKTLEEIWLTPPNECSNGSTSPETESLTLHNFWGLYIISAAISTICFVRALLTKWLHDDHNHYHHEEKAQLQGNITANDDNSVWKKAIIISTGFYNTMNNKTLGRAATFSGTHRQNSSRWESISTSDDVANLQRSMSAVKDML